AGAATCCCAGCCCAGAAAGAGACAGCAttcaaagtgtttttgtttttttttaaatctaaactGTTGCTAAATGTTTAATGTTATGGTCAAAGTCTCTGCTTGTGAAGTAAATAAGAAAGTGTTTGAACATGTGATGCAATGTGATCTCAGGATACACAACCTTGGACTCTGAATCTCTATAGTTTAATTTACAAAGTAGAGTAGGAAAAGATAAAGTCATTaagaattttttcccttttttcaaatTGTACTATAGTTGATGTGTGATATTATGTTAGGTTCAGATGTACttcatagtgatttgacatttgcatacattacaAAATGGTCATCACTATAAGTCTAGTAAACACCTGTcttcatacaaagttattacaatattgttgccatattccttatgctgtatccctgtggtttatttattttataactggggatctgtacttcttaatctccttcacctatttcataCCCTCCTTGTCGAAGTCATTAAGAATTTTAAGTACAAGGTCTTATGTTCCTTGCAAAACAAATGTCATATATTCTTCAACCTAAGTGTCTATGTGGCTGTGTATCCCTGTTCATAGTTAGTAAAATGTAATATGCTAAGTGCAACATTAAATCCAAGGACTGGCTACTCTTTAGTGATGATTATAAACCCAACAATGCAAAACAGGCACTTGATTtgtcaaaattttgttttaatggttTTTCCATTTGCGCTGCCAAATTAAACGTTAATGGCAAGCTTAAATGTgtgtttaaaatgtcatttaacgTCGATTATCAGCCAGCTCTTTGGTTATTATATTACTAAGTTGTTATTGGAGTGTGAGCTGAACCATATGGAGAGGAAGACAGATCAGACTACACATCAGACACATGGTGCTAAAGCGATATGGAAAAATACATCACAGACTGGAAGGTGAGTGATTGCCTCTCATCTTAAGGCTCATCATGAAGGCTTTTCATTAGACCCATGTGTGTTTTTATAGGAGTTTTGGGGacatcttgtaattttcagaCATTTCAAGTGTCAAGGCACTCAGGACTAACAATAATTATAACTTATTAATTGTGCAGATTACCATCCATCATGTTTGCATTTAATTATACaaacaagggaaaattttactagccaaaaaaaaaaaaaagccacaaacacgTGACTCCCCTCAAAACCTGTCAAACTAAGTTTTACTttgctgtttcttcattttcctgatagtattatttttgcattgttttctaAAGTTCAGTAGCTGGCAAATAGGAGCTGGTTGTCCATGATCCTGTCCCTCTTCCTCTGTCTAGCTCAGATCTTAATTATATAGAGCAACTTGGTCCCTCTTTAttaccttttttctcttctccgcCCATCGAGGAAATTCTCCATGATAAAGCAGAGCCTGTGAGCGATCTAGCAAGCACAAACCCTTCTCCTTAGGAGGGGGAGGTGGAGTGTATGCTTGTGTGGGCATCTATGTGAAGACTGTGATGTAATTGCAAGGGGGGAGGACCACCCTGATTTTATGTTCGAGGCAGTACACTGTTCTCCTCATCACAGAACATAGCATTCATTAGGAACATCATTTCAGCATCACTGTCTGACAAGAACACTTCTCAAACTGATGTGCCTCAAGGAACTTTAGACCTATGGATATAAAGCACCCCCCACAAATGAGAACAAGCAAAGACTATTCATTTAGAGCTTGCTATAGGGAGTCAGCCATCATCGTTTGtgtttggcagagactcaaaATCAGTTAAAGCCGTGGGAAGACTTTATGGTGGACAAAAGGGAACGGCTTCAGGTATGCCCTGATTGGAGGCTGTTAGTCTGGGGAAGCTGGAGGTGGAATACCTAGAAGCCAGGCATCCTGTGTGAGTGATTAGAGGAACATATTTGGTTTCCTCTGGTTGGTGCTAAGTTTGGCTATTGCTACAGAGACTGTGATTTGGCTTCCTGGACTGGTTGCTACAGAGATTGCAGGTCAGAGTTCTGTTTTTATACCTTGTCTGGCCATTGTCTCTTTGCATATTCAGTCCCTTAGAGCAAATGCTGTGTAGGAGAAGTCCAGGGTCACGGATGGTCCGCTCTGAGCCCTCCCAAGCAGCTTCACCAGCATTGGCCCATCCTCTCTGACTTaacatcttttcttctttgagtCCAAACTTGTAATTTCACATCAACTTTCCAACCTCTCAAACAGATTTGGAAATCTATCTAGACAGATCTAAAGAAGTATTAAGAATAGATGAGCAGGACTTTGGGTTGATTTGGTGTGAGAGAAGACTGAGGATTCAAGCGTAGCTCCTGCAGCTACCAGGAAGGTCGTGTTGCTCCCTGCAGGTAAAAAAGGGATTGGGAACAAATAGTCATTTTATAAGAGAAGATGATGAGCTCAGTTTTTTAGGCATTATAATTTTAGACGCCTCTGTGAAGATGTTCTTTAGAATCATCCATCTGGGACCTGGAAAGTGATTTTGAAGGTGTGGAGACAGAAACCCTGAGAGTAAGTGATGATCCTCAGTTTACAGTTCAAGGCTGTGGGTGGAGCAGGCACTTGAGTCTTTAGGTGTTCCATCCACGCCGTACACAAAACAAAGGATGGAGAGTAAGAGGTCTGGACTAGAGACGCAGCAATCTGGAATCACCAGGATCCTATCAGAGGCAAGAATGAGCAGTCTTATGCCATTAGCATAAATGTCACAAAGAGAGAAGCCATCGGCCAAAGATTTCACAACAGACCCACTAAAGTGAAAAGTAAATGATTAAAGAATGTTGGTCTCAAGTTCCTTTCACATCATGATACTTTATCTTCTATTTGCAGAGATAAAAGTACATCCCCCAAAAGGTTAATATTTAAGCACCTTAATATTTACACGTCTCTTTTTAGGAGAGGAAAGCTACTGTGGTTGTGTCTGTGTGCAGCACCCACAATGATTTCCCCAGTGCTCATCTTGTTCTCGAGTTTTCTCTGCCATGTTGCTATCGCAGGACGAAGTAAGTACTCtttgcttttggaaaaaaaatcattaatatatCCAAGCCCCTCTTATATGCCAGAGATCCATAATGCTTACTTATTCCCTTTAGGGTGGATGCTGGCGAGACTGGGCTGATGGTTATTCTTTAATTTTGCCATGCTTAAAGCGTCTCCATAAGATAGTTAGCTAGTTTAGGCCTCAGTGTAGTGACCTGTGAAATAAGGAGCACCAGCACCCCTCATGGGGGgaagtgtagctcagtggtagggtgcatgcctagcaggcatgaggtcctgggttcaatccccagcatctccattaaaaataaatcaataaaccaaattaccacccccaccccctaaaaaaaaaagtagagaaggAAATAGTATGCTTCAAACATCAGTGAGGAGATTGGACGAGATATTGCATATAGCAAGTATTTGGTACAGAACTCAGCATACTTATTATTGGtagcatgaaatatttttcatttgtgtgtgCTAGCTGAGCCTAGAAATGCAAATATAGGTTTCTTCACCAactgctctgtgctctgtttcAGCCTGTCCCAAGCCGGATGAATTACCATTTGCCACCGTCGTTCCATTAAAACAGTCCTATCTGCCGGGGGAGGAGATAGTGTACTCCTGCCAGCCGGGCTATCAGTCCCGCGGAGTGGTGCGGCGGTTCACCTGCCCGCTCACAGGGCTGTGGCCCGTCAACACGCTGAGATGCTTACGTAGGTCCAGTCCGTCTCTCACATCCTCCCCCTCCTTCGAATTCCGGCCGTCTTGGGGGTACACAAAGTCAGCAGAGCTGCCAGGAAACAGGAAGGCCTGGGGGCTTTCCATGGGAGAAGAGAGCAAGGGTGACAAGGGCCGTTTAGAGAAGAGGGGACAAGCATAGGCTGGAACTAGGGgggattttaaaaagagacttgGTATGGTAAAAGGAGAGGGGATCACTGCAGACGTGAAAAGGGACGTGGAGATTACATTACAAATTATACTTATAATAAAGTAGAAATTATTAATCATGTAcagtaatattatatataattatataccaTCTGTAATACAGCAacaattatgtgtatatatattatatatatgaatttatggtagttggttttatttattctttggaacATGGTCTGTGACGTCATGCTGGCgttatttttttatggttgaCTGTTGAGCAATCAACTAGAGAGAATTTCAGGCAATTTTAGGTAAAAGTCAAgcagtaaaaataattatatgaaCTTAACTGAGCTCTGGTTATTTTAGTTGGATGGGCATTGCCATTTGTGAAAACAATACATGTTCCTACAAGtgattttaatatgctttttgatttaaaaaagacaaaacattaaaaaaatttttttattgaagtataggtgatttacaatgctgtgttagtttctggtgtacagcatagtgattcagttatacatatatattctttttcatattctttttcattataggttactacaaaatattgactaagttccctgtgctatacagtaggacattgttaaaacataatttttaatgaaaaactacTGTAACATCATTagggaaaatttttctttaaatcatttgcCGTAACTTTGAAACACTAACAACTTCATTTTTCAAGCTTTCCATATGTATGTTTTCATCATTGCAGAGAGTCGATaccattttgtgtttttctgttttcactaaCATTGGAAACATCGGCTGTGTCTCTGTGATCTtcataattcatattttattggCTGTCTTATAGGTCAGCTGGATTTACCATTTACTtaccatttattaaaataataccatGACAGCAAACATTTAGActgtttgatttttaatattaaaaataacaatataatGAACAGCCTAGTGCACAGATCTTTTGActtattttgagttattttcttgGGATGGTTACCAGTAGAGTTACTGGAATGAAGGACAGAAatgagtttatatatttttattttaataggaagTTCTGTAACTAGAAATTGACCTTTTTTACCTTTAAATCACAGCCAGAGTATGTCCTTTTGCTGGAATCTTAGAAAACGGAGCTGTACGCTATACAACTTTTGAATATCCCAACACGATCAGTTTTACTTGCAACACCGGGTAAGGACTTCTAGCCAACAGATGCAGCACGTTTCTGCACCGTTAAGCTAAACATCAAGACTGGTCCATATTTCATTTCTACATTTAGGTGGGACTTGCTGAACACAAATCACTGAATATACATACACAGAGGCATTGAGGGGGGTGGGTATGAGCTGGAGGCTGTAACAACTGTGAAATATGAAGTCAGtgctatatttaatttttctgctccTGATTACTTATTGGAGGAGAATGTTGAAATTATTGAACCAGGGTGATAATCCTTGATAGTCCCTGGGCCAATCTTAGCACGAGGGTTAAAACACTTTAGTAATTGGACTTGGGCTTTGGTTATGAGGCTAATTTGATTGACTGACCTGGTAGTGTCTAGAAGAGAAATCTATGGAGAGGGCTGGGATTGTGATGATGTAGAACGTTATTGCTCTTACTCCTCACCTAATGCAGTACAAAATCCCTAGGAAGAAAGCACTTTTGGTTGGTCATATAGCTCAGCTGCCTTGTGAGCAAATACGCCATCACTGTCGATAGCACACTGGCTGTCGAGTAGGGCAAAATGTTACTGAGGACCCTTGTTTGCAATTAGAGATTAAgaaatactgtgtgtgaaagagaaatGCAGTCCTTTCATCTGAAACACCAATTTACTGGCAGGCTTCATGCTGAATGACCTTGAACAAAATTGGCTTCAAGGACAATGTTACATCCGCAGTAGAAATAGACTGCATCGTTTTCACACGTTCAGGTCAGCAGGCTACAGACAATAAATAATAGAGATCACTCAGTTTGATTCACTTTTGTGATCCTGAAAAAGAGGTGGTTCTTTGCTTGAAGCAGATAACCTGACCAGCTGGTTAGAGCTGAGGGATTTGGGGTTTTGGCCTCTACACCCATCATCTCTGGAACACTCTCATTCTTCAGCAGTTCACCTGCAGCACTAGGCTGGGAGACTTGATGAGCCTCAGAGAAAAGTTAAGCTTCTCAGGAAACAGTATTATAAGATGGAAAAGAAGCCAATAGCATTCATCTGAAGCAATGCTCAATGGAAAAGACATCTGAGATGCCATTGatggattattttattatttaatggattAAATGTTTCCTTTGCAGGTTTTATCTGAAAGGAGCTAATTCCGCTAAATGCACTGAGGAAGGAAAATGGAGTCCGGACCTTCCTGTCTGCGCTCGTGAGTCTGTGGGTCTCACTTATAGGGAAGGTAACCAGTTGGTTTGCCTGGGAGTTTCCAGGTTTTCACTCTAAGTTCTACACCCTGGAAACCCCTCAGTCCCAGCTCAGTGGGATGGTTGGTCACCTTTGGGGGACTGTTCATCCTGATATCTTACTCTAGAAGATGAAACGACCACTTTGGAATgataaaccctaaccctaaccttaaCCGTACACTAACCTAACACTAACATTGAAACTCCAGGTTAATTAGATCAGGTTGACAGCCCACTACTGAGTCTCCATGTGAAGTTACTTGTAAAAGCTCTGTCAACACAGTTACAAAAGCAGGAGTTATTCAGAAGGAGCGAACAAACCTGAGCTAGCACCAAGAGGTCACTCAGATGTCACAAATGACTTGTACCAAGCTGCTGTCATCAGCAATTATTGCAGGATGGTGCCTCAGCCAAGTCCTTCACCAAGTCTGACTTCCAGACACATCTTCCAAGGTAGCATCTGGATCAGAGACATACAGTAACCTAAGCATTGTGGTCCTGTAACAGGCAAATTAGTGGTGGCAAGACTGAAATTTACTACTTTTTTAGCTTTTTGACCGGTTCGGACATCTGATTTTCAGATCATATTTTCTTACTTGGCTTCTGTTGACTGTTTTTAACCTGGCATTTGATCAAATTTTGCATTTTCTCAAATAAATCTTtggatttttccccctttctgtaAAGAGTATATTTGAAAGTCTCaactattttcataaaaatgattgttctttctttcttcagctaTAACCTGCCCTCCACCATCCATACCTAAGTTTGCAAAACTTAGTGCTTATAAGCCATTGGCTGGAAACAACTCCCTCTATGGAGGCAAGGCAGTCTTTGAATGCTTGCCACACCATGCAATGTTTGGAAATGACACGGTTACCTGCACGCAACATGGAAATTGGACTGAACTACCAGAATGTAGGGGTAAGTGCCTTGATGAGACAAAACAATCATGGTTGTGTGGAATCTCTTTTTTGAAAAGGACTGAAAATTCTAGTATCATGGAGTGTTTCAAATGACCTCATTCAATGAGTATTTCTTGGCATGTATCATGTGCCAGGTAGTGTGCGAACCACTGGGGATACCAGATGACCTCAGGAAAATGATAGCTAATGCAATGAACTACCTGGAGCTGCCTGGGAAATCTTCCCAGAGGAAGGTCTTAGAGGAGGAGTAGAGAATGAGGGAAAGGCATGCCACTGAAGGGCACAGGCTGGGGAAAGTCAGGGGGGCATGAAAGAACAAGGTGTGTGCATGGATGTCTGAATATTATGGTGAGGATGGTAAAGAGAAGCCTGGAGTAAATTGGGGAGTCCTAAGTGATAAAGGTGAAAATTGAGTTGCAGTCAAATTGGTATAAGCTTTTATCGTCTTTCCCTAAAGTTAGGAATCATAagaatatttgatttaaaaatatgtatgaaaatcTTTCTCCTTTAATTTGACCTATTATTACCATCTTTGAATTTGTCAACTACATAACAAGTAGACAAATCATAGAGTTTATCATGCACATGAGGAGTTATACCAAAGACTGTTAACACCTCCTCTagtggatggatagacagatatctattgaatattttaaacacAAGTGCTTTCCAGCATAGGGAAACTACCAATAATAATATCTAGAAACCTTTCGGAGGACTTAACTCTGGGCCAGGCACAGGTCTCTTGCTGTATATGTGCCATCTCATTTAACTCTCCCAAGTCTTCAGcggtgggtttttcttttttttaaccattcacaTAAATACATCAGCCGTCAGCATGTTGtgacattctctctctctttctttctctctctaaaaacatactttttttccctgaaccatttgaaaataaattttacgCATCATGACACTTACACATGAATATTTCAACAGCATGAATGTCCCAAGAACAAGGACCTTCTCCTATGTTATCACTGTAGCCAAGACATTTAACATGTTTTGAATTATTAGCCATAACAATTTAAGCAATTATAGCATATACAAATAACAATATTTCTTTCATATGCAAATTGCCTCAATCCATCCAGAAGTATCCTTCATACGTATGTTTACTTTTATGTGAGATCTAATCAAGAATCACACATTCCATTTAGATGTCATacctctttagtctcctttaatgaAGAATGAGTCCCTGCCTTTTCAGTTGTCTTTCagtgacatttttgaagagtacaggTCAGTTGTCTTGTAGAATGTTCCATAATCTGAATTTGATTGCTTATTTACTCATGATTAGACTCAAGTTAaacaatttcattaaaaatgcatTCCGTCTCATCAGAAGGCACACAGTGTCAGCCCATCCCTGGTCATGCTGAATTTAATCTCTTGGTCAGGTGGGCTATGCTGGTATCTTCTCTTGGTAAAGGCATCCCGTCCTCTTTGGAATTAATAAGCAACCTGCGGGTGATACTTTGAGATTGTGAGAATACCCACTTTCTAGCAGTctttttagcatccattgataaTCAGTGACTCGGTCAATTAAGACATCGGTGGTTACAAAACAGTGgttttctaattttatctttCCATCTATATTAATCAGCTGGAATTCTTCTATAGAGAAGAGTTTTTCTTCCATGGAAACTATTTCTTTTTAGTATTATTGTAAACTTATGGATTCTTTTACATTCAATTTGTGGAAGAGCCAAAACTGATCCAAGCAGTCCCACTTGGGACTTTGTCCTCTTTAATTACCTCATTAGACTACCAAGCAAGAGCTCTCTGCTCCTGCCTCTAGCCCTGCTTTCTTGTACCGGGGTAAATGGATTTGGGGCTCTGCTGCTGAGGATCTTAAGAAGGCCAGGGGGCAgcaccatttttttcctttctgttttatgCTGGCTTCTTGTGTAGTCTGAAGACAATCATAAGAATTAGATTCATCATTTAAAATCCAAACAATGGTGTTCTAGTGTGCATGGAGGGAGCctttgtgttttaatttcatgGTCTGTTGATTGAAAGAGACaaactttttctttcaaaccCACCATCTTAGACTGTGTGGAGATGAAATTTGCAATAAATAATACTGCATGATTATGTGAATGCCCAAAGAACTTGGTGACTCATTACTTTACTTTCAAAGTGTTGTTGTTTCTATTTTAGTATCCAAGGTCCCATAAGTATAAGATAACTGGGACAGAATTAAGCGCCAGGGTACCCCGAAATTGCATTCTAGTCCCAGGAATACCCAGTGATTCAATGGTGTAATAGAGACAGGACTGTAACTGTTTCATAACCACTGGGTCACACTGCTATTTATACTAATACGTCTTATTGCATAAACTTTTTAGAAGTAAAATGCCCATTCCCATCAAGACCAGACAATGGATTTGTGAACTATCCTGCACAGCAAGTACTTTATTACAAGGATAAAGCCACGTATGGTTGCCATGATACATACACCCTGGATGGACCAGAAGAAGTAGAATGTAACAAATTCGGAAACTGGTCAGCACACCCAAGTTGTAAAGGTACGAAATACGGGTCTTAAACCATCTCCGAATTTATCCAAGGAATCACCTTTCCTTGCCATTTTCTTGTTCCAATCATTTTCCACTTCGTTTCTCAGACTTGCTTCACAACTGTTGGCATGTGAAAGTTCTGGGATTTATATGTGCATGGGGAAGCTTCATGCATAGTGAGCTTATTTGAGATTAAActgaataaaagaaattttaagcaCAAATGTTGTAAGCACTGGTAATATGGTGGAAGGCTGTGCGGGCTTCTGTAATAAAGTCTGTCCACGAGCATCCTTTCTTTGCTTTGTTCTAGTCAAGACTCCTCTCGTGGCAAAAACCAACCACACTTTCAAGCTAGTTCCAGGAGATGGGGGCTAATTACAAATGTGCAACAGGCAATCACATGGACAttgaagatgaggaaatgaaacACAGCTGGTCCTCCTGAGGACTGGCACTGAAAGGCGGGAACTATTGCTACTCTTTCTGAATATCATTGGCCTCACGATCTCTCTCATATCTCTGTGCTTCTCTGCTTACTCTCCTTGAACTTGGCTTAATTCTACACCACTACCTCTCAACTAAAGGATTCATCATCACTCACTGGCATCTTTTCCCTGAGATGCTGGTTGCTTTTGAGTTGGGTGTCTATCTGTGATCTGGTCAGTGCCGTGCTTTTACAAAAAACAACCACCTTGCACTACACTGGTGCTCAGGTTGCTGTCGGCTGGACTGTTTAAATAGCAAACGAAATTAGGCACTAGAGGCAAAATGACGTATAACTAGTTCAGGGTCccctagaagcagagcctgagccAGGGATTCAAGTACCATTGATTTATTAAGTGAGTGTTTTGGGAGAAAGAGAGTGAGGCAGGTAGGATGGAGAAGGGCACTGGTTCTCAGACTTCACTGTGCATCAGAGTCCCCTGGGGGGCTTGTTTAAACAGAGTTTCTGATTCGCTGGATCTAGGCTAGGACCTGAGAATTAGAATTTCTACCAAGTTCCTAGGTGATGCCAATGTTGCTGACCCAAGGACCATGTTTTGAACAAGTATGTGATCTCAGCTAGAGTCTAGCTTCAATTTAATCCCCTGGGAGCTCTGGATCATGAATTTTACCCCAAAGTAGATCCCATAGAGAGGCTAGGGGACCTGCTCATTTTTATCCCTGTCAATCAGACATAGGCTGTGGGCTGCTCCCTTCCCTGACCCTGGAATTGTGGGCTGATGTGCATCCTCTCCTGGGAGCAGTGTCTCCCTTATGGCTGAAGGCAAATTTTCAGAGAAAGGAGCATTTGTGAGCTGTTAACAGCCAACGCTCACAGTGGCTAGTAGATGGATGCACTCACTCAATAAATGGGATCagagtggggcaggggaggcttaCAGAAAATGGCAGTGTCTGATGGGGAGTTTTCACTGAAGTCTAGAATCTCATGCTTCTGCGTTGACATTCCTTTGTGGCTACTATATTGGGGAAGAAAGATGATCTTGGAAGCCATGGTTAATGGTTCTATGGATAAATGACTGCAGTTAACAATGATACTGATGTTATTGACTTTTGCATTCTTAGAAGCAATTTGTTTCAGGTCTGCTCATCTACGGGTTCAAATGCTTAGGAAAGAGGAAATGAACTCTTAAGTTTTGACTACAAACATTGTCTCTTCCAGCATCTTGTAAATTATCTGTTAAAAGAGCTACTGTGATATTTGAAGGAGAGAGAGTAACTCTCCAACAAAAATTTAAGGATGGAATGCTGCATGGccaaaaaatttctttcttctgcaaaaataaggaaaagaagtgTAGCTATACAGAGGATGCAGAGTGC
This is a stretch of genomic DNA from Camelus bactrianus isolate YW-2024 breed Bactrian camel chromosome 16, ASM4877302v1, whole genome shotgun sequence. It encodes these proteins:
- the APOH gene encoding beta-2-glycoprotein 1 isoform X2, with translation MISPVLILFSSFLCHVAIAGRTRVCPFAGILENGAVRYTTFEYPNTISFTCNTGFYLKGANSAKCTEEGKWSPDLPVCAPITCPPPSIPKFAKLSAYKPLAGNNSLYGGKAVFECLPHHAMFGNDTVTCTQHGNWTELPECREVKCPFPSRPDNGFVNYPAQQVLYYKDKATYGCHDTYTLDGPEEVECNKFGNWSAHPSCKASCKLSVKRATVIFEGERVTLQQKFKDGMLHGQKISFFCKNKEKKCSYTEDAECIDGTIEIPKCFKEHSSLAFWKTDASDVKPC
- the APOH gene encoding beta-2-glycoprotein 1 isoform X1, with the translated sequence MISPVLILFSSFLCHVAIAGRTCPKPDELPFATVVPLKQSYLPGEEIVYSCQPGYQSRGVVRRFTCPLTGLWPVNTLRCLPRVCPFAGILENGAVRYTTFEYPNTISFTCNTGFYLKGANSAKCTEEGKWSPDLPVCAPITCPPPSIPKFAKLSAYKPLAGNNSLYGGKAVFECLPHHAMFGNDTVTCTQHGNWTELPECREVKCPFPSRPDNGFVNYPAQQVLYYKDKATYGCHDTYTLDGPEEVECNKFGNWSAHPSCKASCKLSVKRATVIFEGERVTLQQKFKDGMLHGQKISFFCKNKEKKCSYTEDAECIDGTIEIPKCFKEHSSLAFWKTDASDVKPC